gttcatAATGCAAATTAGTACTTGTCATATGTGTTTCCCTGAAACAATACCTACCCTAAGTGTTCATTACTattacagggctccagactaacattttCAACCTGGTGTCACTTAACTTTTACAGTTGGTGACACCAGCCCATGACTTGGTCTGACCCAATTCATCATGAAGTCATTCATTAAGAAGTATAATAGAGTACTGAGGTATTTTATCGAGCATGTCCAAGCAGGAATGTATGATTCAAGATATTTTGATGTGTAGTCACTAACCTAATCCAATGATCGTTGTGAATTTTCGGTTGACAATTAGGCTATagattcacttttttttttttgttcaatAGAGATGAATCACATACATCTTTATGTGCACTAACTAATATCATAGGCAAATTAATTTGGGGTTCAACACCTGACAAAGTGGAAACTCAAAGCACATTAACTAGATCGCTAACTCTGAGtataatacccactgctagtagccatgtattCATCCAACAGTAAATGTAATGTCCTAAAAAAACGAGCAATTGTGGGCTAATACCCATGAGCCCTATAGGCAGGCCTGTGCCCTCGCGTGCATGACACTCCATATCTCAAAGCCAAATCAAATATCTTGGTTGTAAAATAGTTGCTATTGAGATCAATATtgagagttgagaaataaaaagtATAGCTACAGTAATCTGAGACCCTCCTCTCTTCGCCAGGGACAAAGGGATGAAGCTTCCAAAGCTGTGTTAAATGATCATAACAAATGTTTCTGTTGAGCTcattgggggagaggagagtgacTTGCTCATCACAGGATCAGGCCCCAGCGAGGACACAGGCACAGAGCAGACACTTTCATTAGAGGAATCATCAGGATATTGCACTTTACTGTATgaccaaatcatggttttagATGATTCCGCCTTTGAATGTGAATTGAGAAAACCGGGTCAGGCCATCTTGGTAGGGGGGCCGGCCGTTTCCTACTGAGCAACCAAAGGCTCATTATAGATTAGTATAACAGAGAAggtgcaaaaaatatatacaaatacaacaaaaaaaatggCCCATGGTCCACATAACCTTTATCcatataatgttttttttttttgtgtcaaTTTCGACCAGCCCACCCAACAAAAAAATGGTCCagccatctggcatttgccagaattgccaGATGGCCAATCCACCCCGGGTCCTGAGccatttagccatcttacatttaTACTGGATACCTCTGCTTTGGATTCTCTTTCAGGATGTTCCTGCGATCGGGCTGGGGCTGGACCTGTGTTTTCACTGGCTCCTTCGTCttcgtcctctccttctccatccgtcgatccctctctctctccgttcgcCATCTCTCACGGATAGCCACCGTGGGAGCACTGTGGTGGGGCTCTCGCAGTCTCCTGACTCTGCTGGAGAACATGGCAGGCAGCTGCTACGAGCCCATGCCTGCTACCCTGGTTGGGGGCCTTAACCTTGGCCAGGGAGCCAGTGTCCCAGGGCAGTCCTTACTCCTGCTCCATGAGGGCGAGCGCAAGGCCTCCTGCCTGAAAGCGGGCATGCTGTGGCAGGGCTGGGAGGTCTCGGAGGacactctcctcctctgcctctgcTGCCTGCTCCTAGCCGAGGAGACTGCAGTGTTAGGACCCTACCTAGCCCTGGGAGGGCCCTCAGGGTCCCCGCTGCGCCTGCTCTTCCTGCTCTGCGTCTCCCTACTGGGTCTGTGGCTGTTTCTGCTGCTCTGTCTGCTGGCTTACTTCCCGCAGTTCCCCTCCCAGCTTCTAGGGGGAGCTCTAGGGTGTTTGAGCTGGAGggggctgtatcagggtt
Above is a genomic segment from Salvelinus fontinalis isolate EN_2023a chromosome 25, ASM2944872v1, whole genome shotgun sequence containing:
- the LOC129823022 gene encoding fat storage-inducing transmembrane protein 1-like; translation: MDPKIKNKSNRTIENDKGETTRMAKDQSRPVKLAMMVLNSVLVVVTDLWAGLLGSALFRRHFHLLLSGVVLFGPALSLWVSKYSIFANRNHYLYRMFLRSGWGWTCVFTGSFVFVLSFSIRRSLSLSVRHLSRIATVGALWWGSRSLLTLLENMAGSCYEPMPATLVGGLNLGQGASVPGQSLLLLHEGERKASCLKAGMLWQGWEVSEDTLLLCLCCLLLAEETAVLGPYLALGGPSGSPLRLLFLLCVSLLGLWLFLLLCLLAYFPQFPSQLLGGALGCLSWRGLYQGWYRLKPSWCCPGWPGEGLLTTTQREPYSERGVHDMWPKD